A genomic segment from Haloarcula limicola encodes:
- a CDS encoding DNA-binding protein, with protein MSQIQTAVPADETPAGECEYCGQPFPTGKRLSLHKGVRHPDRLDESERKAFASTFSAEGDSLRRLRLKMLGVLILLYFAFLMVYAVFA; from the coding sequence ATGTCACAGATACAGACAGCCGTACCCGCGGACGAAACACCGGCGGGCGAGTGTGAGTACTGTGGGCAACCCTTTCCGACCGGCAAGCGGCTTTCACTCCACAAGGGAGTGAGACATCCCGACCGACTCGACGAATCCGAGCGAAAGGCGTTTGCGTCGACATTCTCTGCCGAAGGCGATAGCCTCCGTCGACTCCGTCTGAAAATGCTGGGAGTGTTGATACTCCTCTATTTTGCATTCCTGATGGTGTATGCCGTCTTCGCCTGA
- a CDS encoding transcription initiation factor IIB, with protein MSNPKLDTGRSDIEEQRADTEPQPPSSCPECDGQVVHDEEHGETTCEECGLVLDDISIDRGPEWRAFYTDERAEKSRVGAPTTQLMHDKGLSTTIGWQDKDAYGKSVSAQKREQLQRLRTWDERFRTKDAHERNLRQALGEIDRMASALGVPDPVRETAGALYRRAVDEHLLPGRSIEGMSTAALYAAARRHGTPRSLSEFATVSRVKEIRIQRAYRYTSRELDLRIEPADPLEYVPQFASALEVSDEAIRQARDLLRTAKAEGVHSGKSPAGLAAAAIYAATHLANEQLTQETVADAAHVSKVTIRTRYKELLEAYAADSGAV; from the coding sequence ATGTCCAATCCGAAACTCGATACGGGAAGATCCGATATAGAGGAACAGCGAGCGGATACCGAACCCCAGCCGCCCTCGTCGTGTCCGGAGTGCGACGGACAGGTCGTCCACGACGAGGAACACGGGGAGACGACTTGCGAGGAGTGCGGGCTCGTACTCGACGACATATCGATCGACCGAGGACCGGAGTGGCGGGCGTTCTATACTGACGAGCGTGCGGAGAAGAGTCGCGTCGGCGCGCCGACGACCCAGCTCATGCACGATAAGGGGCTGAGTACGACGATCGGCTGGCAGGACAAGGACGCCTACGGGAAGTCAGTCTCCGCGCAGAAACGGGAGCAACTGCAGCGCCTGCGAACGTGGGACGAACGGTTCCGAACGAAAGACGCTCACGAGCGAAATCTCAGACAAGCGCTCGGTGAGATCGACCGCATGGCGTCCGCACTCGGCGTGCCTGATCCGGTCCGTGAAACTGCCGGAGCGCTATACCGCCGAGCGGTCGATGAGCACCTCCTCCCCGGCCGGTCCATCGAAGGCATGTCGACGGCGGCGCTGTACGCGGCCGCCCGGCGACACGGCACCCCGCGGTCGCTCTCGGAGTTCGCGACCGTGAGCCGAGTGAAAGAGATCCGCATCCAGCGGGCATACCGATACACGTCTCGAGAACTCGACCTCCGGATCGAACCGGCGGATCCACTCGAATACGTGCCTCAGTTCGCATCGGCACTCGAAGTGAGTGACGAGGCGATTCGTCAGGCTCGGGACCTCCTCAGGACCGCGAAAGCCGAAGGCGTTCACAGCGGGAAGAGTCCGGCAGGCCTCGCCGCAGCGGCGATCTACGCGGCGACGCATCTCGCGAACGAACAACTGACACAGGAGACTGTCGCCGACGCCGCACACGTCAGCAAAGTCACGATTCGAACCCGGTACAAGGAGCTACTCGAGGCGTATGCCGCGGACAGTGGTGCCGTCTGA
- a CDS encoding DUF7521 family protein gives MTWVDTAIIAVKTVILLLGGGITVIAYKAYRRTEAPSLRVLGVGFGIITLGALLAGIANQALSVSLETGVLINSLLVAVGLAIIMYSLYMEQGD, from the coding sequence ATGACGTGGGTCGATACGGCCATCATCGCCGTGAAGACGGTGATCCTCCTGCTTGGAGGGGGAATCACGGTCATCGCATATAAGGCCTATCGCCGAACCGAAGCCCCGTCGCTGCGCGTGCTCGGGGTCGGGTTCGGCATCATCACACTCGGTGCACTCCTCGCTGGCATCGCTAATCAGGCCCTCTCGGTATCCCTCGAGACCGGCGTGTTGATCAATAGCTTGCTCGTCGCGGTCGGACTCGCGATCATCATGTATTCGCTCTACATGGAGCAGGGCGACTGA
- a CDS encoding iron transporter, whose protein sequence is MNRRRALKSGLGLLGGTALTGCLGSLGFETQSAWRDPPLVEDRPRAVYYPAVVEGMGTYGTTTAGDVGFALMHSFPHRFWNLTGTDKTEVVVQSDDSLHLMASAWDVETNTILPVDISAEISDTDGRVASSTLWPMISPNMGFHYGDNIGLPGEGTYDITLRVGPLQTNRTKPFEGRFTEAHSATMSFTFDTSETYDLAYRRLGEKAGSRGTVDLMETQRAPEPLAPPKNDLPGRPIGEGSSGDATFFTTVVEDGARFGEAGRPSLVVSPRTPYNRVILPRMTLSATVKRGQETVFEGPLQASLDPEISYYYGASLSGVESGDSVAITVQTPPQLARHDGYETAFIDMPPIEFTV, encoded by the coding sequence ATGAACCGTAGACGGGCCCTCAAGAGCGGACTTGGACTACTGGGGGGGACGGCTCTCACCGGGTGTCTCGGCAGTCTCGGTTTCGAGACGCAGTCGGCGTGGCGCGACCCGCCGCTCGTCGAGGATCGCCCTCGGGCAGTCTATTACCCCGCGGTCGTGGAGGGGATGGGAACGTATGGGACGACGACCGCCGGTGATGTCGGATTCGCGCTGATGCACTCGTTCCCGCACCGGTTCTGGAATCTCACGGGGACGGACAAGACGGAGGTCGTCGTCCAATCCGACGACTCGCTCCACCTGATGGCGAGCGCGTGGGACGTCGAGACGAATACGATCCTGCCGGTGGATATCTCCGCAGAGATCAGCGATACCGACGGGCGAGTGGCCAGTAGCACGCTGTGGCCGATGATCTCGCCGAACATGGGGTTTCACTACGGGGACAATATCGGGCTTCCGGGCGAGGGAACGTACGATATTACACTTCGCGTCGGGCCACTCCAGACCAATCGGACGAAACCGTTCGAAGGCCGGTTCACGGAGGCGCACTCCGCCACGATGAGTTTCACGTTCGATACGAGTGAAACGTACGATCTCGCGTATCGCAGACTGGGGGAGAAAGCCGGTTCACGGGGAACAGTCGATCTGATGGAAACGCAGCGGGCGCCCGAACCGCTGGCACCGCCAAAGAACGACCTTCCCGGTCGGCCAATCGGTGAGGGGTCCTCCGGCGATGCGACGTTCTTCACCACCGTCGTCGAGGACGGGGCCCGCTTCGGTGAGGCCGGTCGCCCCTCTCTGGTCGTCTCACCACGAACGCCGTACAACCGCGTTATCCTGCCTCGAATGACACTCTCGGCGACCGTGAAGCGCGGACAGGAAACCGTCTTTGAGGGGCCGCTTCAGGCGTCGCTCGACCCCGAGATCAGCTATTATTACGGGGCGTCTCTGTCCGGGGTCGAGTCGGGTGACTCGGTCGCGATTACCGTTCAGACACCGCCGCAACTCGCCCGGCACGACGGTTACGAGACCGCCTTCATCGACATGCCACCGATCGAGTTCACTGTCTGA
- a CDS encoding MFS transporter, which yields MTATETSTAREEALDSAQGWLIVGLGICLLTAIWGAVFTFTVYADRLAATFGLSSLQVSSVFSITTAFFLLIGGLFGVFAARFSLRPILAAVGVGLVAATALLQIVTSYAGVVVAFALLGTAGGTAFTIVVSLAPQWFDIHEGLATSVTMTGIGLGPLLLPFVWLRLFDRTSLRPAFAIVIGVTAVLVFVSSLVYHRPPRESQSAATVDTAWLRARIGDRRFLSTALGFALAFSWYYVLSAHLVEILTANGIDVRVAAAGLSVIGGVSVFTRIGGGIVGDRVGQRETFVASVVLAGLCTFAFPFARSNLLLYLVLFGFGVALGPLASLWSPIILTRFGSENATATVGLINIAVAGSAFLAPLVVSAIRNATGGSVLPFVVLGASIVLGAGLFHWGTNQRAVS from the coding sequence ATGACTGCGACTGAGACGTCCACTGCGCGCGAAGAGGCCCTCGACTCCGCGCAGGGGTGGCTGATCGTCGGACTCGGTATCTGCCTCCTCACGGCCATCTGGGGGGCTGTCTTCACCTTCACCGTCTACGCTGACCGCCTCGCCGCGACCTTCGGCCTCTCCTCGTTGCAGGTCTCGTCGGTGTTCTCGATCACGACTGCGTTCTTCCTGCTGATCGGCGGCCTCTTCGGCGTGTTCGCTGCTCGGTTCTCACTCCGACCGATCCTCGCGGCGGTCGGCGTCGGTCTCGTCGCTGCGACCGCGCTCCTGCAAATCGTCACCTCCTACGCCGGCGTCGTCGTCGCGTTTGCACTCCTCGGTACGGCGGGAGGTACCGCGTTTACGATCGTCGTGTCGCTCGCACCGCAGTGGTTCGATATCCACGAGGGGCTCGCAACGAGTGTCACGATGACGGGGATCGGTCTCGGTCCGCTACTGCTACCGTTCGTGTGGCTCCGGCTGTTCGACCGGACCAGCCTCCGACCCGCCTTCGCTATCGTCATCGGCGTAACCGCCGTTCTCGTGTTCGTATCGAGCCTCGTCTATCACCGACCACCACGGGAGTCCCAGAGTGCCGCCACAGTCGATACCGCGTGGCTCCGTGCGAGGATCGGCGACCGGCGGTTTCTCAGCACGGCTCTCGGGTTCGCCCTCGCGTTCAGCTGGTATTACGTGCTCTCCGCTCACCTCGTCGAGATTCTCACAGCGAACGGTATCGATGTCAGGGTCGCCGCCGCTGGGCTCAGTGTCATCGGTGGCGTCAGCGTCTTCACCCGTATCGGGGGCGGGATCGTCGGAGACCGCGTGGGGCAGCGCGAGACCTTCGTAGCGAGTGTCGTCCTCGCCGGCCTCTGTACGTTTGCCTTCCCGTTCGCGCGTTCGAACCTCCTACTCTATCTCGTACTCTTCGGATTCGGTGTCGCTCTCGGCCCTCTCGCCTCGCTCTGGTCACCGATTATCCTCACTCGCTTCGGCTCCGAGAATGCGACGGCGACGGTCGGCCTGATCAATATCGCCGTGGCCGGTTCGGCATTCCTCGCACCGCTCGTCGTAAGCGCGATTCGAAACGCGACCGGTGGATCTGTACTGCCCTTCGTCGTATTGGGTGCCAGTATCGTCCTCGGGGCTGGTCTCTTCCACTGGGGAACGAACCAACGAGCGGTGAGTTAG
- a CDS encoding chloride channel protein, whose product MAKKRSQYLRPISPLVGNFSRVLFVAIGLAVLIGCLTGVFLRVLYWSTTLLWRIIPEAIAVLPGHPGYTLVVCTAGGVVLGLGREYLGDYPRGADELIAEIREGRRIHHGVISKEAVNSLVSLTFGASLGPELALATIGGGLSSQVKERLTAAVSATWTATAMGTSLSLRSVIFRSEQTLRRFGDGDVPPVPRWWKGIPTVAALACGLLMLKLAAGAGLHFGRSVPRIQSPLGWQLVITVLLGVAGGCISVCYLQFRYRLRNVGTTGNVLVRSTLGGVLLGLAGAVAPRILFSGQDVVGELFTGLPLAAWALVTAGFAKIVMVSVMLETGWKGGPILPLMAGGATLGAGLAEAVPAVGSVVGLTAMMASLPTAELTRPLVIAGSVALFFSPSLFLVATVGAVAGAVVVRFAETLPFADRAEPR is encoded by the coding sequence ATGGCAAAGAAGAGGTCGCAATATCTACGCCCTATCTCGCCTCTCGTCGGCAACTTCTCTCGCGTTCTCTTCGTGGCCATCGGTCTCGCAGTGCTAATCGGGTGCCTGACGGGCGTATTTCTCCGCGTCCTCTACTGGTCGACGACTCTCCTCTGGAGAATCATCCCCGAAGCGATCGCCGTACTTCCGGGTCACCCGGGGTATACTCTCGTCGTCTGCACAGCCGGTGGAGTCGTCCTCGGATTGGGTCGCGAGTACCTCGGTGACTATCCCAGAGGTGCCGACGAATTGATCGCGGAAATCCGCGAGGGACGCCGGATTCATCACGGCGTCATTTCGAAGGAGGCAGTGAACTCACTCGTCTCGCTCACGTTCGGCGCGAGTCTGGGGCCCGAACTGGCGTTGGCGACGATCGGCGGCGGGCTGAGTTCGCAAGTCAAAGAGAGGTTGACTGCGGCCGTCAGCGCGACGTGGACCGCGACGGCTATGGGAACCAGTCTGTCACTACGCTCTGTCATCTTCAGAAGCGAGCAGACACTACGGCGGTTCGGAGACGGCGACGTCCCTCCGGTTCCGCGATGGTGGAAGGGCATACCGACAGTTGCCGCGCTTGCCTGTGGCCTCCTGATGCTTAAACTGGCCGCGGGTGCCGGCCTACACTTCGGCCGATCCGTTCCCCGGATCCAATCGCCGCTCGGATGGCAGTTGGTCATCACAGTGCTCCTCGGGGTCGCCGGCGGCTGTATCTCCGTATGTTACCTCCAGTTCCGATATCGGCTCCGGAACGTCGGGACAACGGGAAACGTACTCGTTCGATCCACGCTTGGTGGCGTTTTACTGGGACTCGCCGGAGCGGTCGCGCCACGAATCCTGTTTTCCGGGCAGGACGTCGTCGGCGAACTCTTCACGGGGTTGCCGCTTGCGGCCTGGGCGTTGGTGACAGCCGGTTTCGCCAAGATCGTCATGGTGAGCGTGATGCTCGAAACCGGTTGGAAGGGCGGGCCGATTCTCCCGCTGATGGCCGGCGGCGCGACTCTCGGTGCCGGACTCGCCGAAGCCGTTCCGGCGGTCGGTTCGGTAGTCGGGCTGACCGCGATGATGGCCAGTCTCCCGACTGCCGAACTGACTCGCCCGTTGGTAATTGCCGGCTCAGTCGCGCTCTTCTTCTCTCCCTCCCTGTTTCTGGTCGCAACCGTCGGTGCGGTCGCCGGTGCAGTTGTCGTCCGGTTCGCGGAGACTTTGCCGTTCGCAGATCGTGCCGAGCCACGCTGA
- a CDS encoding winged helix-turn-helix domain-containing protein, with product MASDPASADDTPSLQDVLNALDDPDCRAILRETAEPMTATELIDTCEIPKSTVYRKLDRLSRASLVRERDTINSGGGRTTKYERDFDDVTISMDETDTFSVTVGRPSRQSDERLADIWSKMGDEL from the coding sequence ATGGCGAGTGATCCAGCGTCAGCCGACGACACGCCGTCGTTGCAGGACGTCCTGAACGCGCTGGACGACCCCGACTGTCGGGCCATCCTCCGTGAAACGGCCGAACCCATGACAGCGACCGAACTTATCGACACCTGCGAGATACCGAAATCGACGGTGTACCGGAAATTAGACCGTCTTAGCCGAGCGTCGCTCGTTCGAGAGCGAGATACGATCAACTCCGGCGGAGGGCGAACGACCAAATACGAACGGGACTTCGACGACGTCACGATCTCTATGGACGAGACGGACACCTTTTCAGTGACGGTCGGCCGACCGTCCCGACAGTCCGACGAGCGTCTCGCCGATATCTGGTCGAAGATGGGAGACGAACTATGA